A window from Pokkaliibacter sp. MBI-7 encodes these proteins:
- a CDS encoding peptide chain release factor 3 codes for MSTSVMPPEIAKRRTFAIISHPDAGKTTITEKLLLIGQIIQQAGTVKGRKSDRHATSDWMSMEQERGISITSSVMQFPYKDRIVNLLDTPGHEDFSEDTYRTLTAVDSALMVVDGAKGVEDRTIKLMEVCRLRDTPILAFVNKMDRDIREPISLLDEIEEVLKIEAAPINWPIDMGKQFKGVYNLYTDVVHVYTPGKGHTLQDDIQIQGLESDEAKALLGDLWANFVDEIELVRGASHTFNLEAYLAGQQTPVFFGTALGNFGVREMLDGFVEWAPAPANRKTESREVASAEEKFSGFVFKIQANMDPKHRDRIAFLRVCSGSYTQGMKLRHCRIGKDVRIADAVTFIAGEREAVEEAWAGDIIGLHNHGTIQIGDTFTEGEELKFTGIPHFAPELFRRVRLRDPLKMKQLQKGLQQLSEEGATQVFQPLNNNDLILGAVGVLQFEVVAYRLKDEYKVECIYEAVNVATARWVECKDSKKFEEFKRKCADNLSVDGGGLLTYLAPTRVNLSLAQERYPDVVFRATREH; via the coding sequence ATGTCCACCTCTGTCATGCCGCCCGAAATTGCCAAGCGCCGCACTTTCGCCATCATTTCTCACCCTGACGCCGGTAAGACCACCATTACCGAAAAATTGCTGCTGATCGGTCAGATCATCCAGCAGGCTGGCACGGTGAAAGGGCGCAAGAGTGATCGCCATGCCACCTCCGACTGGATGAGCATGGAGCAGGAGCGTGGTATCTCTATCACCTCCTCGGTGATGCAGTTCCCTTACAAGGACCGAATCGTCAACCTGCTGGATACTCCCGGTCACGAAGACTTCTCTGAAGACACCTACCGCACGCTGACGGCTGTGGACTCCGCGCTGATGGTGGTAGACGGTGCCAAGGGTGTGGAAGACCGTACCATCAAGCTGATGGAAGTCTGTCGTCTGCGTGACACGCCGATTCTGGCTTTCGTCAACAAGATGGACCGTGACATCCGCGAACCCATCAGCCTGCTCGACGAAATCGAGGAAGTGCTGAAGATTGAGGCGGCGCCGATCAACTGGCCTATCGATATGGGTAAGCAGTTCAAGGGCGTCTATAACCTGTACACCGATGTGGTGCATGTCTACACCCCCGGCAAGGGCCACACGCTGCAGGACGATATCCAGATTCAGGGTCTGGAAAGTGATGAAGCCAAAGCGTTGCTGGGTGATCTGTGGGCAAACTTTGTTGATGAAATTGAGCTGGTGCGTGGTGCAAGTCACACCTTCAATCTGGAAGCCTATCTGGCAGGCCAACAGACGCCCGTCTTCTTCGGTACTGCACTGGGGAACTTCGGTGTGCGTGAAATGCTCGACGGCTTTGTGGAGTGGGCACCTGCCCCGGCCAACCGCAAGACCGAAAGCCGTGAAGTTGCTTCTGCTGAGGAGAAGTTTTCGGGCTTCGTTTTTAAGATTCAGGCCAACATGGACCCAAAACACCGCGACCGTATTGCTTTCCTGCGAGTGTGTTCAGGCAGCTATACCCAGGGTATGAAGCTGCGCCATTGCCGCATTGGTAAGGATGTCCGTATTGCTGATGCAGTGACCTTTATCGCCGGTGAACGTGAAGCGGTGGAAGAGGCCTGGGCCGGTGACATTATTGGTTTGCATAACCACGGTACGATCCAGATCGGTGATACCTTCACCGAAGGTGAAGAGCTTAAATTCACCGGCATTCCGCACTTTGCGCCTGAACTGTTCCGCCGTGTGCGCCTGCGTGACCCGCTGAAGATGAAGCAGTTGCAGAAAGGTTTGCAGCAGCTGTCGGAAGAAGGTGCGACTCAGGTGTTCCAGCCGCTCAACAACAATGACCTGATTCTTGGCGCGGTCGGTGTGCTGCAGTTTGAAGTGGTCGCCTATCGTCTCAAGGACGAATACAAGGTCGAGTGCATCTACGAAGCCGTCAACGTTGCCACTGCCCGCTGGGTTGAGTGCAAGGACAGCAAGAAGTTTGAAGAGTTCAAGCGCAAGTGCGCTGATAACCTGTCAGTGGATGGCGGCGGCCTGTTGACTTATCTGGCGCCAACCCGCGTCAACTTGAGCCTGGCTCAGGAGCGTTATCCTGACGTGGTCTTCCGCGCGACACGTGAGCACTGA
- a CDS encoding PAS domain-containing methyl-accepting chemotaxis protein, with the protein MKKNFPVTQKAIPLKAGQVLISGTDLKGAVTYCNDDFIAVSGFSRDELIGHNHNIVRHPDVPPAVYADLWQNLKAGRSWMGIVKNRAKSGDHYWVDAYITPVLEQGRVVGYESVRHPASVEQIARAEVLYARINQGKAPLTRAEQFSPVWWPVFFTLVVGLLGVVVRQLIDDPMLAWGLGILIAVLAASGVYYLINQQLARLLPDARAVFHNPLASYMYQGKVNPFTDIATSMYALRSRARTVVHRLSSSSRHVAREATHSQQRVSEVQAGIRKQQSQADQLAAAMNEMAASIGEVARHARDSAEVTVHIDQQAGESRQVLERTIATIEQLNHNVQHTSEVVARLATQSNEIGSFVSAIHSIADQTNLLALNAAIEAARAGEQGRGFAVVADEVRSLATRTQEATEQIQEIISKLQQESEQAVESINASRAGTEASVAQVRHAGDVLIDISHGMSDIHQRTEQIATAAEQQSSVAETINGNVTEISVAADSMTSEIAETVASVERVAAQAKEQGSLAERMG; encoded by the coding sequence ATGAAAAAGAATTTCCCTGTTACACAGAAAGCCATTCCTTTGAAGGCCGGTCAGGTGCTGATCTCCGGAACAGACCTGAAAGGGGCCGTGACCTATTGCAATGATGACTTTATCGCGGTGAGTGGTTTTTCCCGTGATGAGCTGATTGGTCACAATCACAATATTGTGCGCCATCCGGATGTGCCGCCGGCGGTATACGCGGATCTGTGGCAGAACCTCAAGGCTGGCCGCTCCTGGATGGGTATTGTCAAGAACCGTGCAAAATCGGGTGACCATTACTGGGTGGATGCCTATATCACGCCGGTACTGGAACAGGGCCGGGTCGTCGGTTACGAGTCTGTGCGCCATCCCGCCTCGGTGGAGCAGATTGCCCGGGCAGAGGTGCTGTATGCCCGCATCAATCAGGGTAAGGCGCCACTGACACGGGCTGAGCAGTTCTCTCCGGTCTGGTGGCCGGTATTCTTTACCCTCGTTGTTGGCTTGCTGGGAGTAGTGGTACGTCAGTTGATTGATGACCCCATGCTGGCATGGGGGCTGGGTATCCTGATCGCGGTGCTGGCGGCCAGCGGTGTCTACTATCTGATTAATCAGCAGCTGGCCCGGCTGCTGCCGGATGCACGTGCGGTCTTTCACAACCCACTGGCCAGCTATATGTATCAGGGCAAGGTCAATCCGTTTACCGACATAGCGACCTCGATGTATGCCCTGAGGAGTCGGGCGCGCACGGTGGTGCATCGCCTGTCCAGCAGCTCCCGTCATGTGGCCCGTGAGGCGACGCATTCCCAGCAGCGGGTCAGTGAGGTGCAGGCGGGGATTCGCAAGCAGCAGTCTCAGGCCGATCAGCTGGCCGCAGCCATGAACGAGATGGCTGCGTCCATCGGCGAAGTGGCTCGACATGCCCGTGACTCTGCTGAGGTGACAGTACATATCGATCAGCAGGCGGGGGAAAGCCGTCAGGTGCTGGAGCGCACCATCGCCACCATTGAGCAGCTCAATCACAATGTCCAGCACACCTCCGAAGTCGTGGCCAGGCTGGCAACGCAGTCCAACGAGATTGGCAGTTTTGTTTCTGCGATCCATAGCATCGCTGATCAGACCAACCTGCTGGCGCTCAATGCCGCCATTGAGGCGGCACGTGCCGGTGAACAGGGTCGTGGATTTGCTGTGGTGGCAGATGAGGTGCGCAGTCTGGCAACACGTACTCAGGAAGCGACAGAACAGATTCAGGAAATCATCAGCAAGCTGCAGCAGGAGTCCGAGCAGGCTGTGGAGTCCATCAATGCCAGCAGGGCTGGCACTGAGGCCAGTGTGGCGCAGGTGCGTCATGCCGGTGACGTGCTGATCGATATCAGTCATGGCATGAGCGACATCCATCAACGCACGGAGCAGATCGCCACTGCTGCAGAGCAACAGAGCAGTGTGGCTGAAACCATCAACGGCAATGTCACGGAAATATCAGTGGCCGCAGACAGCATGACCAGTGAAATAGCCGAAACCGTTGCCTCGGTTGAGCGTGTAGCGGCCCAGGCCAAGGAGCAGGGCTCGCTGGCGGAGCGCATGGGGTAA